A genomic window from Salmo salar chromosome ssa23, Ssal_v3.1, whole genome shotgun sequence includes:
- the cssa23h11orf58 gene encoding small acidic protein has product MTSEGNRHGTKRPGSPNEDGPTPWAAADLGDNERKQKFLRLMGAGKKEHTGRLVIGDHKSTSHVRSGAEDQRMNSELELQYQQGLDGKLSGRNRRHVGLGFSEPDPAPPPPPVEGQSKAEQPASPNAPDSPSEPQGSPDKPPSPSPEDSTKEDKKHTFKMTFVKSS; this is encoded by the exons ATGACTTCTGAAGGGAATCGACACGGGACGAAAAGACCTGGTTCTCCGAATGAA GATGGACCTACTCCATGGGCAGCTGCAGATCTTGGGGACAACGAGAGGAAGCAGAAGTTTTTGAGGTTGATGGGCGCAGGGAAG AAGGAACACACTGGACGTCTAGTCATTGGAGATCACAAATCAACATCCCATGTCCGCAGCG GGGCGGAGGACCAGAGGATGAACTCTGAGCTGGAGTTGCAGTACCAGCAGGGGCTGGACGGGAAGCTGTCAGGCAGGAACAGGAGACACGTCGGACTGGGCTTTAGCGAG CCTGACCcagccccaccaccaccacccgtaGAGGGCCAAAGCAAGGCAGAGCAACCAGCCAGTCCCAATGCCCCAGACAGCCCCTCAGAACCCCAGGGCTCACCAGACAAACCCCCCTCACCAAGCCCAGAGGACAGCACGAAAGAGGACAAGAAACACACCTTCAAAATGACCTTTGTGAAGTCATCCTAA
- the LOC106584623 gene encoding zinc finger protein 721, with translation MAKLQSLSVFVNTRLTVATVEIMGAVEKVVAEYQEEISRSKVENDRLRRLLRIKPEMKRCRTDSLQFSLTVSEEEVNPVQQHCDQEEWNSSLGTDNPEPMQIKEEDEEVGTTQVAGQLQGLEPDIVEFMFTPSCVKSDYEQDDLLQSLTLSQTKTVVNRESDSKELDLKPFGTVTHLDNPYDPRDNQDNVSSHSSAASSDLVGFDISPPLDSSPPLRKPSTTSKKHDCGKILNCTGTLNRHIQTSTGEKSFSCDNCRKRFSRKDTLNMHIRTHTGEKPFVCGDCGKSFRQKATLNRHIRTHTGEKPFSCGACGKSFNHKGNLTVHLLTHTGETPFTCGDCGKSFRQKYSLKKHILTHIGETFNCADCGISFRHKVNLDSHILAVHK, from the coding sequence ATGGCAAAATTACAGTCTTTGAGTGTGTTTGTTAATACGCGTTTAACAGTGGCTACCGTAGAGATTATGGGGGCAGTAGAGAAAGTGGTAGCGGAGTACCAGGAGGAGATTTCCCGATCTAAAGTGGAGAATGACCGGCTACGGAGATTGCTGCGGATCAAACCGGAGATGAAACGATGTAGAACAGACTCCCTCCAGTTCTCGCTTACCGTCTCTGAGGAGGAGGTTAACCCTGTGCAGCAGCACTGTGACCAGGAGGAATGGAACTCCAGTCTGGGGACGGATAACCCAGAACCCATGCAGATTaaagaggaagatgaggaagtcGGGACCACTCAGGTGGCAGGGCAGCTTCAAGGGCTGGAGCCTGACATTGTAGAGTTCATGTTCACTCCTTCCTGTGTGAAAAGTGATTATGAACAGGACGACCTACTTCAGTCCTTGACTCTTTCCCAAACCAAGACTGTGGTGAACAGAGAGAGTGACTCTAAAGAATTGGATCTCAAACCTTTTGGCACAGTGACCCACCTCGACAATCCTTATGACCCTCGAGATAATCAAGACAATGTCTCCAGCCACAGCTCAGCTGCAAGCAGTGATCTAGTAGGATTTGACATAAGCCCACCATTGGATTCCAGCCCACCATTGAGGAAACCCAGCACCACGTCTAAAAAACATGACTGCGGGAAAATATTAAATTGCACGGGGACCCTGAACAGGCATATACAGACCTCCACGGGAGAAAAATCATTTAGCTGTGATAACTGCAGGAAAAGGTTCAGTCGCAAGGATACCCTTAACATGCATATacggactcacacaggagagaaaccatttgtCTGTGGTGACTGCGGGAAAAGCTTCAGACAGAAGGCTACCCTTAACAGGCATATACGGActcacacaggagaaaaaccatttagctgtggtgcCTGCGGGAAAAGCTTCAACCATAAGGGAAACCTAACTGTTCATTtactgactcacacaggagagacacCTTTTACCTGTGGGGACTGCGGGAAAAGCTTCAGACAGAAATATAGCCTTAAAAAGCATATATTGACTCACATAGGAGAGACATTTAACTGTGCTGACTGCGGGATAAGCTTCAGACACAAAGTGAACCTGGATAGTCATATACTTGCCGTCcacaaataa